In the genome of Nonomuraea sp. NBC_00507, the window CAAGGAGCTCAGGGCGCTGCTGAACGACGTCGACACCTACGTCGGCGAGGGGCGGCAGCGTGATCGCATCTACGGATACTGGTTCCGCTACGCCGTCCTCCGCCCGCTGCTGACCAGCCGTTTCGCCGACTCCTCCGTCGACAGGGGCATGCACTTCCGCCTCGTCCAGGAGCTCATGTCCGAGCGCTTCCCCGAGCGGCTCGACCGCTACCTGCCCTGCCAACTGCGTGCCGTCGCCGCGTTCGTCAGAGAGGGCCGTCTCGACCAGATCGTGTTGCTCGCCGGCTCCTCCAAGCGGTCCGGGCTCCACACCGAGCTCACCGAGGTGCGCTGGGACGCCCACGTCCTGGTGCTCGAGCTCACCGTGGAGGTCAAGGGCGGCGACGGCCGGCTCGACCGATACCGTACGGACGGCGCGCGCATGCACTGGATCCCGCCGCGCGCCATCGACGCCAAGCTGCTCGGCGAGAGCGTCACCGACGTGAGCGAGGCCGTCGAGCGGGCCAGGATCGAGGTCTACGTGCGGCACGCCGAGACCGGCGTCGTGCACTTCCTGCCGCTGGCCCAGCGGGTGGAGGTGATCGAGGACGGCCGCCGCCGGGTCCGGGTGCAGATCAAGGGCGAGACCAGGATCGACGTGACCACCGCCGCATTCGGGGAGCCGCTCAGCCCTGGTCACTGGGAGGTGCACGTCCGCATGTTCGGCGGCGCCAACCAGGCCAGGAGCCGGGTGAGCCGCCCCGACGGCCCGCTCAACTGCCTGGGCGTGCTGGCCCAGCGGCCCAGGACGCGGCTGGTGGTGCCGTGCTGGACCGATCGGGGCGAGCTGGGCCTGGCCGTCGAGCCGCGCTCGTTCTCCGAGTCGATCGCGCTGGTGTCGCCCGCGGTGGAGGTCAAGCAGGTGGACGGGCACGCCTACGTCGTGCTGCCGGTGCCGTACGTGCCGCCGAGCGGCGGGCCGCCGCTGGAGCTGGTGCTGCGCAGCACCGGGCGCGGTGAACGCGAGGTGTGCGCCCCCGCGCTGGTCGAGGCCGGGGTGCCGGGC includes:
- a CDS encoding glycosyltransferase family 2 protein, whose product is MGVKVSVIVNVHNPGDTADACLRSALEQTMPAADYEVILLDDGSTDGIAERLDAIAAARDNVRTFHLPHTGSPMRGRNVGLAAATGDYVYFLDQGDRLERDAIARMHERAVETDADVLIGRLVRDHGSPLIAFARSTARADILRDRLLCLLGPQQLYRRAFLEENELGFSVPGGRLAEQAFVMRAYLQAKVIAVLAEQVCCHLGERPKAEEDPRAMVKELRALLNDVDTYVGEGRQRDRIYGYWFRYAVLRPLLTSRFADSSVDRGMHFRLVQELMSERFPERLDRYLPCQLRAVAAFVREGRLDQIVLLAGSSKRSGLHTELTEVRWDAHVLVLELTVEVKGGDGRLDRYRTDGARMHWIPPRAIDAKLLGESVTDVSEAVERARIEVYVRHAETGVVHFLPLAQRVEVIEDGRRRVRVQIKGETRIDVTTAAFGEPLSPGHWEVHVRMFGGANQARSRVSRPDGPLNCLGVLAQRPRTRLVVPCWTDRGELGLAVEPRSFSESIALVSPAVEVKQVDGHAYVVLPVPYVPPSGGPPLELVLRSTGRGEREVCAPALVEAGVPGKIAGQLVAKLPVSRLPSADRLGPGGWLTSLRSPDDEVGLRFALEVRRGRVEARPATAIDPERRSPMGRGTLLHRICRRLPGARHIMRLARAGGHRYLR